CTTTGCAAAATCAATCTCGTTAAAATTTGAAATCACCCTATCGGCTTTGGAGTAATCCTGATTTTTGGAATTGAGACTGTTGTAGCCCACACAAAATATACCGGCGGCTTTGGCTGCGGTAATTCCGTTAGTGGAATCTTCAATTACCATACAGTGGCGGGAATCATGACCGCTTGCAGCGGCAGCTTTTATAAAAATCTCGGGATGGGGTTTGGAAGCTTGCAGGTCGGCACCGCTAAGCTTGGCCGTAAAATACCGATTTAAATCGAAGCGATTAAATATCCTGTCAATGTTGGGCATGGAAGCCGAAGAGGCTAAGACGAGTGTTAGTTTGTTGCGATGATAGTCTTTAATAAGTTCCAGAACGCCATCCAGCAGAGCGAGTTCTGTATCATTTTCAAAAAGTGACTTAAAATGTGAGCGTTTTATGCCTACCAGAGTTTCCGGTGCGTGTTCGAGCGTGAATTGGTCACATAATTGCTTGCAGATATTTAAGGTAGATTGCCCGGTAAAGCTTTCATATAAAGCTTCCGAAACAGCAATGTCCACATCGGCAAACATGTTAAAATAGGCTTTTTTGTGCAGGGGT
This genomic stretch from Ulvibacter sp. MAR_2010_11 harbors:
- a CDS encoding HAD family phosphatase, whose translation is MLKAVLFDMDGVIVDTEPLHKKAYFNMFADVDIAVSEALYESFTGQSTLNICKQLCDQFTLEHAPETLVGIKRSHFKSLFENDTELALLDGVLELIKDYHRNKLTLVLASSASMPNIDRIFNRFDLNRYFTAKLSGADLQASKPHPEIFIKAAAASGHDSRHCMVIEDSTNGITAAKAAGIFCVGYNSLNSKNQDYSKADRVISNFNEIDFAKVKDWNVGNRE